The Macadamia integrifolia cultivar HAES 741 unplaced genomic scaffold, SCU_Mint_v3 scaffold928, whole genome shotgun sequence genome has a segment encoding these proteins:
- the LOC122070448 gene encoding probable carboxylesterase 18, whose amino-acid sequence MSKEKSTASQPMLPMEAKDRALSPFCTNGHLTVTQRYHQPSLHDFVDLKAKARDKPINGVKTSDVTVDTTQNLWFHLYTPTDTTPIGGDGTLPVIVYFHGGGFAFFSPNSLFYHDVCHRLARKIPVVFISVNY is encoded by the coding sequence ATGAGCAAAGAGAAATCAACGGCTTCACAACCAATGCTTCCCATGGAAGCCAAAGATCgtgctctctctcctttctgCACTAACGGACATCTTACAGTGACCCAACGGTACCATCAACCATCGTTACACGACTTCGTGGACCTGAAGGCCAAAGCCAGAGATAAACCCATTAACGGCGTCAAAACCTCCGATGTAACTGTCGACACCACCCAAAACCTGTGGTTTCACCTCTATACACCCACTGACACAACCCCCATCGGTGGTGACGGTACCCTTCCCGTCATCGTCTACTTCCACGGCGGAGGCTTCGCCTTCTTCAGCCCCAACTCCCTTTTCTACCACGATGTCTGCCACAGACTCGCCCGCAAGATTCCTGTCGTCTTCATCTCTGTCAACTATTGA
- the LOC122070455 gene encoding PRA1 family protein A1-like, which yields MDWGNVTTEDLIDALREVDWSSPPRPLTEFFSRFTFPRSYAKWNSRLKCNLYYYRTNYFIMVTFILGLGFLRRPVAIVAAFLTAISIAFLNDSFAVTFNEKVTRTVRQFSPHLAAKMRAPITPVIRGRPSAKRSIHICGRPRWMFVLIFSIASCLLWFTSCNLLTVLWAFVIGLLATVLHASFRTPNLKARLNTFREEFRAVWRNYSEL from the exons ATGGATTGGGGGAATGTAACTACGGAAGATCTGATCGATGCTCTTCGTGAAGTCGACTGGTCATCACCTCCTCGTCCTCTCACAGAATTCTTCTCCAGATTCACTTTCCCTAGATCTTATGCCAAATGGAACAGTCGTCTCAAATGCAATCTTTACTA TTACCGGACAAATTACTTCATCATGGTAACCTTCATTCTTG GGTTGGGATTTCTCAGAAGGCCGGTTGCTATTGTTGCTGCATTCTTAACGGCCATAAGCATTGCTTTCCTGAATGATAG TTTTGCAGTTACTTTTAATGAGAAGGTAACCAGAACTGTGAGGCAGTTTTCTCCACATTTAGCTGCAAAGATGAGAGCCCCTATAAC GCCTGTTATTCGTGGGCGTCCATCTGCTAAAAGATCGATTCATATATGCGGACGCCCTCGTTGGATGTTTGTATTGATATTTTCAATAG CCAGTTGTCTCTTGTGGTTCACATCTTGTAATCTCCTGACTGTCCTATGGGCATTTGTCATTGGCCTTCTTG CCACTGTTTTGCATGCAAGCTTTAGAACGCCTAACCTGAAAGCACGCCTGAACACATTCCGTGAAGAATTCCGTGCAGTTTGGCGCAATTATAGTGAACTCTAA